The following proteins are encoded in a genomic region of Euhalothece natronophila Z-M001:
- a CDS encoding UvrD-helicase domain-containing protein, translating to MTLPVIIHPDVISFFNNSSQTDFGNRVWKCIDKLKKRQFDGGLRVKKLQGTTKRVWEARVTQAVRLIFTYTKSIQADTGEPQVYLTIQDLCLDHDDVSRQVKARQRTPDHQWLDAEELETVGSLETERTSLTPDEQSAIDQAEAEELQISEEVVDELVGNIQWRVVESESEWQQAITNQDVDLPLKLTPEEYELVNHYGNLLLSGNAGTGKTTVGLYRLLKSLENLPEGKRLYVAYNPVLVKEAKQKFNRLVGAKISEVESLFEFKTIRELCLDILEEAGETYFEANEVTYQAFDHLYRRAERNQYPSALVWDEIRSIIKGSYLETDQNLLSKNQYKQLGKKRSSTISTDQRPKIYELAEWYQKQLDTDERFDEIDLARQVLKLIKQGTGNRYEMIICDEVQDLTELQLHLLLQLITPNGHLFFAGDLNQIVSSSGFRWKELKSKLYRNKRPVKQETLYFNFRSVGSLTQLANQVLKLKSRLLNETVEQSNQAVNSYGEWARLINASSSELQPTLEQLNPEDAILVRTEANKDEISDKFQSSFVFTIEEAKGLEFDTVFLVEFFQVNSNLWQKVLEGKGTLKDKEKPALRRELNLLYVAITRTRRILNIWETQLSSLWTQEEVDSFTEQIEPESVREVRIEPTAEMWKERGLYYLEAKFYRQAIECFKFSGDFQLQRQSEAKLFLQEGKESEAIEIFVELGNHEKVAQLFEKQKQWEKAAEQYNLAGLEEKVTECREKNQQKHNLNNNTNKKSYFKRKRKSKIINKSKIDTKEQQSAIYIDTIFLNQALFYTGQVYQKLHPNLFSKNEWSKKLNVMNISELVPFLIEYISPEHPNYKWPGLSSDKRIDVFAFKCSEVWGQITVDPDQFSVNDKECRIQLFEVDLVAPSIQSHIVKNIQQYKGICIVGNDLLYDIMIKQGIEKGFSFSRYKSHHMEDKITAQVPFQYIAYPIGRSWGLQSYEL from the coding sequence ATGACCTTACCAGTTATTATACATCCTGATGTAATAAGTTTTTTTAATAATTCCTCTCAAACTGATTTCGGCAATCGTGTATGGAAGTGTATCGATAAACTAAAGAAGCGACAGTTTGATGGTGGATTAAGAGTCAAGAAATTACAAGGAACCACGAAAAGGGTATGGGAAGCAAGAGTAACTCAAGCTGTTCGTTTGATTTTTACTTATACTAAATCGATACAGGCAGATACTGGAGAGCCACAAGTTTATCTTACCATCCAGGATCTCTGCTTAGATCATGATGATGTCTCTCGACAAGTCAAAGCAAGACAAAGAACGCCTGATCATCAATGGCTAGATGCAGAAGAACTTGAAACAGTTGGAAGTTTAGAAACGGAGCGCACTTCTCTTACACCTGATGAGCAATCAGCAATTGATCAAGCAGAAGCAGAAGAGTTACAGATTTCTGAAGAGGTTGTAGATGAACTCGTCGGAAATATTCAATGGCGAGTAGTGGAATCAGAATCAGAATGGCAACAAGCAATTACAAACCAGGATGTTGATTTACCCCTTAAACTCACCCCAGAAGAGTATGAGTTAGTTAATCATTATGGCAATTTATTGTTGTCTGGGAATGCTGGGACAGGGAAAACAACTGTTGGGTTGTATCGGTTGCTAAAAAGCCTAGAAAACTTACCAGAAGGAAAACGGCTGTATGTTGCGTATAATCCAGTTTTAGTAAAAGAGGCAAAGCAAAAGTTTAATCGGTTAGTTGGAGCTAAAATTAGCGAAGTTGAATCTTTATTTGAGTTCAAAACAATTCGGGAATTATGCTTAGACATTTTAGAAGAAGCAGGGGAAACTTATTTTGAAGCAAATGAAGTAACTTACCAAGCCTTTGATCACCTTTACCGTCGTGCTGAACGTAATCAGTATCCATCAGCTTTAGTCTGGGATGAAATTCGTAGCATTATTAAAGGTTCATACCTTGAAACTGATCAAAATCTGCTTTCTAAAAACCAGTATAAACAATTAGGAAAGAAAAGATCATCAACAATTTCAACAGATCAACGTCCAAAAATTTATGAATTAGCAGAGTGGTATCAAAAACAACTAGATACAGATGAACGCTTCGATGAAATTGATTTAGCAAGACAAGTTCTCAAATTAATAAAACAGGGAACAGGTAATCGCTATGAAATGATTATCTGTGACGAAGTACAAGACTTGACTGAACTACAGCTACATTTACTACTGCAACTGATAACACCCAATGGTCATCTGTTTTTTGCCGGAGATTTAAACCAAATCGTTAGTTCCAGTGGGTTTCGATGGAAAGAATTAAAGAGTAAATTATATCGAAATAAGCGTCCTGTTAAACAAGAAACATTATATTTTAATTTCCGTAGTGTGGGGTCATTAACCCAGTTAGCAAATCAAGTATTAAAATTAAAATCGCGCTTATTAAACGAAACAGTTGAACAATCGAACCAAGCTGTTAATAGTTATGGAGAATGGGCCAGATTAATTAATGCCTCATCATCAGAGTTACAACCGACTCTTGAACAGCTTAATCCTGAAGATGCAATTTTGGTGAGAACAGAAGCAAATAAGGATGAAATATCAGATAAATTTCAATCCAGTTTTGTCTTTACAATCGAGGAAGCAAAAGGTCTAGAATTTGATACCGTTTTCTTAGTTGAGTTTTTCCAGGTTAATTCAAATTTATGGCAAAAGGTTTTAGAAGGGAAAGGAACCTTAAAAGATAAAGAGAAACCGGCATTAAGGCGAGAATTAAACTTGCTTTATGTTGCAATCACCCGCACTCGTCGAATTTTGAATATTTGGGAGACTCAGCTGTCTTCTCTTTGGACTCAGGAAGAAGTGGATAGTTTTACTGAACAAATTGAGCCAGAATCAGTAAGAGAGGTACGAATTGAACCGACTGCTGAGATGTGGAAAGAGCGAGGTTTATATTACTTAGAAGCTAAGTTTTATCGTCAGGCTATAGAGTGCTTTAAGTTTTCAGGCGACTTTCAACTACAGCGACAAAGTGAAGCTAAATTATTCTTACAGGAAGGAAAAGAAAGCGAAGCAATTGAGATTTTTGTGGAACTAGGAAATCATGAGAAAGTTGCACAATTATTTGAAAAGCAAAAGCAGTGGGAAAAAGCTGCTGAACAATATAATTTAGCAGGGCTGGAAGAAAAAGTTACTGAATGTAGAGAAAAAAATCAACAAAAACATAATTTAAATAATAATACAAATAAAAAGTCATATTTTAAAAGAAAAAGAAAAAGTAAAATAATTAATAAATCTAAAATAGACACTAAGGAGCAACAAAGTGCTATATATATAGATACTATTTTCCTAAACCAAGCTCTTTTTTATACAGGTCAAGTGTATCAAAAACTACATCCAAATCTCTTCTCAAAAAATGAATGGAGCAAGAAATTAAATGTGATGAATATTTCGGAATTAGTCCCATTTTTAATTGAATATATAAGTCCTGAGCATCCGAATTATAAATGGCCTGGATTAAGTAGTGATAAAAGGATTGATGTATTTGCTTTTAAATGTTCAGAAGTTTGGGGACAAATAACTGTAGATCCTGATCAATTTTCTGTAAATGATAAAGAATGTCGTATTCAACTGTTTGAAGTAGATTTAGTAGCACCTTCAATTCAATCACATATCGTCAAAAATATCCAACAATATAAAGGTATTTGCATAGTAGGTAATGATTTATTATATGATATTATGATCAAACAAGGTATAGAAAAAGGATTTTCCTTTAGCAGGTATAAAAGTCATCACATGGAAGATAAAATTACAGCTCAAGTGCCTTTTCAATATATAGCATATCCGATTGGGCGAAGCTGGGGATTACAAAGCTATGAACTTTGA
- a CDS encoding ParB/RepB/Spo0J family partition protein yields MAKRRNVQSFLAELPKEAESDLLVSAIVPSQLQPRRYFDDEKLEQLTGSIKKHGILEPLLVRPLQKGNHQYELVAGERRFRAAQALRLETVPVIIRDLTDEEALALSLVENLAREDLNAVEETEGVIALLGIELNLDHSEVVSLLYQLDNHKKGKVTHNVMGKETVEQVEAIFEGLGYSFSSFIANRLPLLNLPQEILDVLRSGKLAYTKATAIARVKDEASRQQLLAEAVEENLSLNEIKERVKAIKSSKTEKVTPVQKIDRTVKQLKSSQLWKSDPEKWKRVESLLAEMESLISQE; encoded by the coding sequence TTGGCTAAACGACGTAATGTTCAATCTTTTTTAGCAGAACTCCCGAAAGAAGCGGAATCGGATTTATTAGTTAGCGCGATCGTTCCTTCTCAACTACAACCGCGCCGTTATTTTGATGACGAAAAACTGGAGCAATTAACGGGTTCTATCAAAAAGCATGGCATTCTAGAACCGTTATTAGTTCGTCCCTTACAGAAGGGAAATCATCAATATGAGTTGGTAGCTGGAGAAAGACGGTTTCGTGCAGCGCAAGCATTAAGATTAGAAACAGTTCCTGTGATTATTCGTGATTTAACTGATGAAGAAGCCTTGGCCCTATCTTTAGTTGAAAATTTAGCGAGAGAGGACTTAAATGCAGTTGAGGAAACGGAAGGGGTAATTGCCCTATTGGGGATTGAACTCAACTTAGATCATTCTGAAGTAGTTTCTCTCCTTTACCAATTAGATAATCACAAGAAAGGAAAGGTTACCCATAACGTTATGGGTAAAGAAACAGTTGAGCAAGTGGAAGCTATTTTTGAGGGGTTAGGGTATAGTTTCTCTTCTTTCATTGCTAATCGTCTGCCTTTACTCAATTTACCACAGGAGATTCTAGATGTTTTGAGAAGCGGGAAGCTGGCTTATACGAAGGCAACTGCTATTGCTAGAGTAAAAGATGAAGCCTCGCGACAACAATTACTCGCCGAGGCAGTTGAGGAAAATCTATCTCTCAATGAGATCAAAGAACGGGTTAAGGCAATTAAGAGTTCTAAGACTGAGAAAGTAACTCCCGTACAAAAAATTGACCGAACGGTTAAGCAATTAAAATCCTCTCAACTTTGGAAATCTGATCCTGAAAAATGGAAGCGTGTGGAGTCTCTCTTGGCGGAAATGGAAAGTTTAATTTCTCAAGAATGA
- a CDS encoding 3'-5' exonuclease, with amino-acid sequence MAITIPSSIPNKASAGEKRLFNVLANNLPDTFRVWYEPFINERRPDFIILGPEFGLLVIEVKGWYGSQIVKANADSFEILPRNQDINTPQLHQSPLRQGRNYLDSLSQNLETYKVLLQQKGRYQGHLAFPVGVGVVMSNLSQKQASELALEEILPFPTVAYSDELREWETIDSEALIQRLEQMLITRFSFSPLTEDQISTIKGVIYPEIVIGSKSASPQSIPGGVSPLPNHLILSTLDAKQEALAKSIGGGHRIFFGVSGSGKTLLLLSRAKMLVQQNSQARILVLCFNISLSSMLRSILDQASDDNRAIEVHHFHAWAKEVVGKPITSKSGVNYDEYVGQQILENLRSYPQQQKWDAILIDEAHTFLPIWFQCCVQALKDPENGDLMIVADGSQSIYKRSDFTWKSVGIKAQGRTISKKFDLDRNYRNTKEILTAAWSILQTGPKVAQNSDSDEITFPIVEPSQALRQGKLPQIDSLSSKISLETTVAQKVKTQLDAGYNESEIAIIYRKASEQQLKQLQNELQEVGIEFFWVSKNQKNKANYRIEKPGIRLITTLSCLGLEFEVVLIPWMENFSDCSKRTEGATLARRELYVAMTRAKQELYLFSSQKNHFLQELENSNCFNVTSSNS; translated from the coding sequence ATGGCTATAACTATTCCTTCCTCTATTCCAAACAAAGCTAGTGCAGGAGAAAAGAGATTATTTAACGTTCTTGCTAACAATCTTCCTGATACATTTCGAGTTTGGTATGAACCATTTATTAACGAACGCCGTCCTGATTTCATTATCCTTGGACCTGAATTTGGTTTGCTAGTAATTGAAGTCAAAGGATGGTACGGATCTCAAATTGTCAAAGCTAATGCAGACTCTTTTGAAATCTTACCAAGAAATCAAGACATCAATACCCCTCAACTTCATCAATCTCCTTTACGTCAGGGAAGAAACTACTTAGATTCTTTATCACAAAACCTAGAAACTTATAAAGTATTACTTCAACAAAAAGGTCGATATCAGGGACACTTAGCTTTTCCAGTTGGAGTAGGGGTAGTTATGTCCAATTTGAGTCAAAAGCAAGCATCAGAATTAGCGTTGGAAGAGATTCTACCTTTCCCTACTGTTGCTTATAGTGATGAGTTAAGGGAATGGGAAACAATAGATAGCGAAGCTCTCATCCAACGCCTTGAGCAAATGTTAATTACTCGCTTTTCTTTTTCTCCGCTCACTGAAGATCAAATCAGTACCATTAAAGGAGTTATTTATCCAGAGATAGTGATTGGTTCTAAATCAGCTTCTCCACAAAGTATTCCTGGTGGGGTTTCTCCTCTTCCGAATCATCTTATTCTTTCCACCCTTGATGCAAAACAAGAAGCACTTGCGAAGTCAATTGGAGGCGGTCATCGTATCTTCTTTGGAGTTTCTGGTTCTGGCAAAACACTGTTATTACTATCTCGCGCAAAAATGCTTGTGCAACAAAATAGTCAAGCTCGTATTTTAGTGTTATGTTTTAATATCAGTTTAAGTTCAATGCTACGCTCAATTTTAGACCAAGCCTCTGATGATAACCGAGCAATTGAAGTTCATCATTTCCACGCTTGGGCAAAAGAAGTTGTCGGAAAACCTATCACTAGCAAGTCGGGAGTAAATTATGATGAATATGTAGGACAGCAAATATTAGAGAATTTAAGGAGTTATCCTCAACAGCAAAAGTGGGATGCCATATTAATTGATGAAGCCCACACTTTTCTTCCGATTTGGTTTCAATGTTGTGTTCAAGCTCTAAAAGATCCAGAAAATGGAGATTTGATGATCGTAGCTGATGGAAGCCAAAGCATTTACAAGCGTTCTGATTTTACTTGGAAATCAGTTGGAATTAAGGCACAAGGACGTACGATCAGCAAAAAATTCGATCTAGACCGTAACTATCGTAATACAAAAGAGATTTTGACTGCTGCTTGGAGTATTTTACAAACTGGACCCAAAGTAGCTCAAAACTCAGATTCAGATGAGATAACATTTCCAATTGTTGAGCCTAGTCAAGCGCTACGTCAAGGAAAACTCCCTCAGATTGATTCCTTAAGTTCCAAAATTTCTTTAGAAACAACAGTGGCTCAAAAAGTTAAGACTCAATTAGATGCAGGATATAATGAGTCAGAAATAGCAATTATTTATCGTAAAGCTAGTGAACAACAGTTGAAACAACTACAAAATGAATTACAAGAAGTTGGAATAGAGTTTTTTTGGGTGTCGAAAAATCAAAAAAACAAAGCCAATTATAGGATTGAGAAACCCGGAATTCGCTTAATTACAACTCTCTCTTGTTTAGGGCTAGAGTTTGAAGTAGTTCTAATTCCGTGGATGGAAAACTTTTCTGATTGTAGTAAGCGTACTGAAGGAGCCACTTTAGCAAGAAGAGAACTTTATGTTGCTATGACGCGGGCTAAGCAAGAATTATACTTATTCAGTTCTCAAAAAAATCATTTTCTCCAAGAGCTTGAAAATAGTAATTGTTTTAACGTTACTTCTAGTAATTCTTGA
- a CDS encoding helix-turn-helix domain-containing protein produces the protein MIRWRLREIMARKRMSNNELAEKLQINRVSVSRLKNSETMPRIDGQTLEKICKALDVTPADLLELEKEESHSDPT, from the coding sequence ATGATTCGATGGCGACTAAGAGAAATTATGGCACGGAAACGAATGAGCAATAACGAACTGGCAGAAAAGCTCCAAATCAACAGAGTATCAGTGTCTCGGCTCAAAAATAGCGAGACTATGCCTCGTATTGACGGTCAGACTTTGGAAAAAATCTGTAAAGCCTTAGATGTGACTCCTGCAGATCTATTAGAGCTAGAGAAAGAAGAATCACATTCTGATCCTACGTAA
- a CDS encoding AAA family ATPase, translated as MTVISLVNQKGGCGKSTTAVHFAYWLSQDKSVSFIDADSQESSSGWLAQLDSVNFSYQAILDPEALFDAIEVAQEQSDLVVVDGPGSLSEVTKTILDLSDLTLVPCQPSGLDLSSSNQILQVIRQRQKVRQGRPLVGLFLSRGVKNTILLREAQQALKADQRFPLLNTIIYQRQCISDAPVQGATVFENSSSSAQAAAKDYVSLFQEALKILG; from the coding sequence GTGACTGTTATTAGCCTTGTTAATCAAAAAGGGGGTTGTGGAAAAAGTACAACCGCCGTCCATTTTGCCTACTGGCTCTCCCAAGACAAATCAGTTAGCTTCATTGATGCTGATTCTCAAGAATCTAGTTCGGGATGGCTGGCTCAGTTAGACTCAGTTAACTTCTCTTATCAGGCAATTTTAGATCCAGAAGCCTTATTTGATGCGATTGAAGTAGCTCAAGAACAGTCGGACTTAGTCGTGGTTGATGGACCTGGGAGTTTAAGTGAGGTAACAAAAACCATTCTTGATTTATCTGATTTGACGCTTGTTCCTTGTCAGCCGTCAGGGTTGGATTTAAGTAGTAGTAACCAAATTTTACAAGTGATTCGTCAGCGACAAAAAGTCCGTCAGGGTCGTCCTTTAGTGGGCTTATTTCTGAGTCGTGGTGTTAAAAATACGATCTTACTGCGAGAAGCCCAACAAGCTCTAAAAGCTGATCAACGGTTTCCCTTATTAAATACGATTATTTACCAACGGCAGTGTATCTCTGATGCACCCGTTCAAGGGGCAACGGTTTTTGAGAATTCTAGTTCGTCTGCACAAGCAGCCGCCAAAGATTATGTTTCGTTATTTCAGGAGGCTTTGAAGATCCTTGGCTAA
- a CDS encoding type II toxin-antitoxin system VapC family toxin — protein MKTALVIDSGPLIATLFEKDRYHLQAVKGFHQLKQEERTLILPLPIVFEVHRWLLQQQGSQLAQAVFIAIDRSFQIYAITESDFSAIKQIVLDLSHWEGTLADASVVYVAMKLRCPVWTLDYRDLSRFSKLTFWTPQ, from the coding sequence TTGAAGACGGCGTTGGTTATTGATTCGGGTCCTTTAATTGCTACCCTATTTGAAAAAGATAGGTATCACTTACAAGCGGTTAAAGGTTTTCACCAATTAAAGCAAGAAGAACGAACGTTAATTTTACCTCTTCCCATCGTTTTTGAAGTCCATCGCTGGTTGTTGCAACAACAAGGTTCTCAGTTAGCACAAGCTGTGTTTATCGCCATTGATCGCAGTTTTCAAATCTATGCTATTACTGAAAGTGACTTCTCAGCAATTAAACAAATTGTTCTCGATCTTTCCCACTGGGAGGGAACTTTAGCTGATGCTTCTGTCGTTTATGTGGCGATGAAACTTCGGTGTCCTGTGTGGACACTTGATTATCGAGATTTATCCCGTTTTTCCAAGCTAACTTTTTGGACTCCTCAATAG
- a CDS encoding helix-turn-helix domain-containing protein produces the protein MARVWERHNHRNPCPVCGETKKGCRTNTKTNVTHCRGENPSPAYRFLKEDKHGFRMYKLESEISDFSEEKKQQWLEQKRREKERWLEQENQKIKSSLSNQERDRAIREILSQLPLTDEHREKLKARGLSDQQIQAGGYRSVSKWQKLETPVSPALAGVNRYGRGLNNPCDGIVVPIPNQNGEYVALRFHDPNAQETGNGKYTWLASNKQGCTQKDKETGEYPLAVYYPSEIQSPNRVGLCEGLEWKPKIAAERLGYPVIGFAGVSFFPQSPQLLNSALQELEATELIFIPDAGAVLNPRVIEPSIELFNLLEEWGYEEISIAWWNQIEKSNGDIDEISEETISDIALISPSDYLAKNPEQASYQRELESEAGGKEISQKEWETQKGQDFIELIKKHAGHQFNGFDEILNRQRFEREVNKVKKLIFGKDEIPKKNPSNGILHEIKFKKGKRSSCVQELIKKGYHYILDTSATGTGKTHELNQLESSEGKTWYIHADHRNPTTETAAQKADLPSRHNGLVQDTTRETATGDPYVRRWKWSKEQPEPDIEGNCFQADRFNKLAAKGYDVNSRNTATNDGKDNFICATCPQRGSCTQFGYKGERRDALANPAIRAHIDSMPNPDCPEDGLSYENDIAIFEEASTLFQATKERILSQTDLDQQWNWIEEEAPKVYQRLLPYKQNINAMLAGKIKVPHYGATSLPEATEEESLQYLLGIIPYDGFKEDLLIVWQIIEKHRAVADQGLADYKTNKVDRYNGLTPAERKKWKSAIALADSYLHGETSQHNDQVIANIPTLGLYEILAILFGKEDGVVRIGHGKVKLTLAYERHRAIAHDMKANIFADATMSPEELAAKLGVPREEIAVISQEQPDLSNLTVKAIYMEGMRSRQYSPDCQRRQLALVDHLKSEYIDTESALIAWKDTNYLDIDGYWFHDSRSTNTLKGVPNLIAVGTPYQNYGMVKDEYYTIHGTLKGFDDYYDSLRQAEIIQLLGRQRCHLYPDQNFTIYLIATNIDFTFLEAMGVTVHYSHALEWTEKAGSTSQQNKLRLIQIGLELGEDFRKLSQTEIGQKLGVKQSCVSKLINQAGGKDRLLRLFQFLYKRFIGVGITSSGLLSLKILREYLKIDDEDCQKIFADTVISMIQSLRDFLANGGKDIAALEEKTELPACLIVAIALGASPPT, from the coding sequence ATGGCTAGAGTCTGGGAACGCCACAACCACCGAAACCCCTGCCCTGTTTGTGGGGAAACAAAGAAAGGTTGTCGAACTAATACAAAAACGAATGTTACTCACTGCCGTGGTGAAAATCCTTCTCCTGCTTACCGATTCCTGAAAGAGGATAAGCACGGCTTCAGAATGTATAAGCTGGAATCGGAAATCAGCGACTTTTCCGAAGAGAAGAAACAGCAATGGCTTGAACAAAAGCGACGAGAGAAGGAAAGATGGCTAGAGCAAGAGAATCAGAAAATCAAATCTTCCCTATCTAATCAAGAGCGCGATCGCGCAATCAGAGAGATTCTCTCTCAGTTACCTCTCACTGATGAACATAGAGAGAAACTAAAAGCCAGAGGATTAAGCGATCAGCAGATTCAAGCTGGGGGATATCGTAGCGTTAGCAAGTGGCAAAAATTAGAAACCCCTGTCAGCCCTGCTTTAGCTGGTGTTAACCGCTATGGAAGAGGACTTAATAATCCTTGTGATGGGATTGTTGTCCCAATTCCCAACCAGAATGGCGAGTATGTGGCTTTACGCTTCCATGATCCCAACGCCCAAGAGACAGGAAACGGCAAATACACTTGGCTAGCTTCTAATAAGCAGGGATGCACCCAAAAAGACAAGGAAACAGGGGAGTATCCACTAGCCGTTTACTATCCGTCTGAGATTCAATCTCCTAATCGTGTGGGCTTGTGTGAGGGCTTAGAATGGAAGCCAAAGATCGCCGCCGAAAGATTAGGTTATCCCGTCATTGGCTTTGCTGGTGTCTCCTTCTTCCCCCAATCTCCCCAATTACTCAATTCAGCATTACAGGAATTAGAAGCCACGGAATTAATCTTTATTCCTGATGCTGGCGCGGTCTTAAATCCACGAGTAATTGAGCCTTCGATTGAGCTTTTCAATCTCCTAGAAGAATGGGGATATGAGGAGATTTCTATCGCTTGGTGGAATCAGATAGAAAAATCCAATGGTGATATTGATGAGATATCAGAGGAAACCATTAGCGACATCGCGCTAATTTCTCCTAGTGATTATCTTGCCAAAAATCCAGAGCAAGCTAGCTATCAGCGCGAACTAGAATCGGAAGCTGGTGGCAAAGAAATCTCCCAAAAAGAATGGGAAACCCAAAAAGGGCAAGATTTCATTGAATTAATCAAGAAGCACGCTGGCCATCAATTCAACGGATTTGATGAAATCCTGAACCGCCAACGGTTTGAAAGAGAAGTTAACAAGGTGAAGAAACTTATCTTTGGCAAAGATGAGATTCCTAAGAAAAATCCTTCTAATGGCATTCTCCATGAAATTAAATTCAAAAAAGGGAAACGCTCATCCTGTGTTCAAGAGCTAATCAAAAAAGGTTATCACTATATCCTTGATACAAGCGCCACGGGAACAGGGAAAACCCACGAATTAAACCAGCTAGAAAGTAGCGAGGGAAAAACATGGTATATCCACGCGGATCATCGTAACCCCACCACCGAAACCGCCGCCCAAAAAGCAGATCTCCCCAGCCGTCATAATGGCTTAGTACAGGATACAACACGGGAAACCGCCACAGGTGATCCCTATGTTCGACGCTGGAAGTGGAGTAAAGAACAGCCCGAACCTGACATCGAGGGGAATTGTTTTCAAGCGGATCGGTTTAATAAGTTAGCTGCTAAAGGCTATGATGTTAATTCCCGTAATACTGCCACCAACGATGGTAAGGATAACTTCATTTGTGCCACTTGTCCCCAGCGTGGAAGCTGTACTCAATTTGGCTACAAAGGAGAAAGACGAGATGCACTGGCTAATCCTGCTATTCGCGCCCATATTGATTCCATGCCCAATCCTGATTGCCCTGAAGATGGCTTATCTTACGAAAATGATATTGCCATTTTTGAGGAAGCTAGCACCCTCTTCCAAGCCACAAAAGAGCGTATCTTAAGCCAGACTGATTTAGATCAGCAATGGAACTGGATTGAAGAAGAAGCCCCTAAAGTTTACCAACGATTACTGCCATATAAACAAAATATCAATGCGATGTTAGCAGGGAAGATTAAAGTTCCCCATTATGGTGCAACCTCGCTTCCTGAAGCAACTGAGGAAGAAAGCCTTCAGTATCTTTTAGGAATTATCCCTTATGATGGCTTCAAAGAAGATTTATTAATTGTCTGGCAAATTATCGAAAAACATCGCGCCGTTGCTGATCAGGGATTGGCTGATTACAAAACCAACAAAGTAGATCGCTATAACGGGTTAACCCCAGCAGAACGGAAGAAGTGGAAAAGCGCGATCGCGCTGGCAGATAGTTACCTTCATGGCGAAACCTCCCAGCATAATGATCAGGTAATTGCCAATATTCCCACACTGGGATTATATGAAATTTTAGCCATTCTCTTTGGAAAAGAAGATGGCGTTGTCAGAATTGGTCATGGCAAGGTTAAACTAACACTTGCCTATGAAAGACACCGCGCGATCGCCCATGACATGAAAGCTAATATCTTTGCTGATGCCACCATGTCACCAGAAGAGTTAGCAGCCAAGCTAGGAGTGCCACGGGAAGAAATCGCCGTTATTAGCCAAGAACAGCCTGATTTAAGCAATCTAACAGTGAAAGCTATCTACATGGAGGGAATGCGATCACGGCAGTATTCTCCCGATTGCCAGCGCCGCCAATTAGCTTTAGTGGATCATCTTAAATCAGAATACATTGATACTGAATCAGCATTAATCGCATGGAAAGATACCAATTATTTAGATATAGATGGCTACTGGTTCCATGACAGCCGTAGCACTAACACCCTAAAGGGCGTGCCAAACTTAATCGCCGTGGGAACTCCTTATCAGAACTATGGCATGGTCAAAGATGAATATTACACCATTCATGGCACGCTCAAAGGGTTTGATGATTATTATGATTCTCTGAGACAAGCTGAGATTATTCAACTGTTAGGGCGACAACGCTGCCACTTGTACCCCGACCAGAATTTTACTATCTACCTCATTGCCACCAATATCGACTTTACCTTCCTTGAAGCTATGGGGGTAACAGTTCACTATAGCCACGCACTCGAATGGACAGAAAAAGCTGGCAGTACCTCCCAACAAAACAAACTGCGATTAATCCAGATTGGTTTGGAATTGGGAGAAGACTTCCGAAAATTATCCCAAACGGAGATCGGGCAAAAGCTCGGAGTCAAGCAAAGCTGTGTCAGTAAATTAATCAATCAAGCTGGCGGTAAAGATCGGTTACTAAGATTATTCCAGTTCCTATATAAGAGATTTATAGGAGTTGGAATAACCTCCAGTGGATTACTTAGTCTAAAAATACTCAGGGAGTATCTGAAAATTGATGATGAGGATTGCCAAAAGATTTTTGCTGATACGGTAATTTCTATGATTCAATCACTGAGGGACTTTCTGGCAAATGGAGGGAAAGATATCGCTGCGTTGGAGGAAAAAACGGAGTTGCCAGCTTGTCTCATTGTCGCGATCGCGTTGGGAGCATCGCCGCCAACTTAG